In the genome of Serratia symbiotica (Periphyllus acericola), the window GCTTTATAGAGCCAGGTAGGTCGTAAGGCAGATAGACATGGTGTACATCTTTACCAAAGGCGGATTGTACGCGCTCTGAACCCGTTGGGGTCATCGTGGTCACAGTTATCGGTAAATAGGGGTAGTGGTGGCGCAGCGCTCGCACCAGGGGAATAGCGGCCAGCGTTTCGCCGACAGAGACGGAATGCAGCATGATACCGCCTGGTAGCACTTTCCCTGTGCAGTAGCCATAACGCTCTGCCCAGCGGTTACGGTAAGCTGGAGCTTTGCGGCTACGCAGCAGTAGGCGGAGCCAAATCAGGGGTTGGATAAGGTAGAGTAGTACCTGATAAAAACACAGCAACATTCTATCAATTTCATTTATATGGACTATCAAGAATAGTACCATAATTGAGAGGGAAAGGCGCTAATTTGGTAACCTGCGGGGCGTTGTTGAATAAATCGAACTTTTGGCCGGGATGAGGATCAGATCACTCTCCTTCTGTCAAAATAGCGATATTCCGAGGCCCAGCAAAAGTTCAACATCACCAACTGGAAGGCTTACAACAACGCCCTTATCACTCGGGGCTCACTCACTTGCTGGGGGGATGAAACGGCACTTCACGCCTGGTACTGCGAGGCAAAACTTTCTCTGCGTGGTCGCCCACCACATTATTCCGATATGGCAATCACCAGCGTATTGATGCTGAAACGGATTTTCGGCCTGACACTTCGCGCCATCCAGGGCTTTGTCGACTCCATTGTCACACTGATCAAAGTGCCGTTGAACTGCCCGGACGACACCTGCATCAGTAAGCGGGCGAAGTCCGGCCATGTCCCGTTTAAAACCGTAACGCCGGGTGAAATTGCGCACCTCGTTATCGACTCTAGCGGGCTCAACGTGTTGGGTGAAGGGGAGTGGAAGGTAAAAAAAACACGGTCAGGAAAAACGGCGGATCTGGCGAAAACTGCATTTGGCCGTAGATACAGAAACACATGAGGTCATCTGTGCTGACCTTTCCTTGAGCAATGTCACCGATACCGAAGCCTTCCCAGGTCTTATCCGCCAGAGGTACCGTAACATCAAAGTCGCCTCGGCGGATCGGGCTTAGGATACGCGAGTGTGTGATGATGAGTTAAGGGGCAAGAAGCTCAAGGCGTTAATACCGCCCAGCAGCGGAGCCCGTTATTGGTCGGCAGACTATGCAGAGCAAAATCAAGCGGTGGCGAACCAGCGCGTTACCGGAGACAACACACGGTGGAAAAGTATCACAGGCTACCACCGACGTTCGATAGCGGCAACAGCGAGGTACAGAGTAAAATAGCTATTTGGTCACCTGTCGCTGCGAGATTATGATGGGCAAGTTGCAGAGGCGCTGGCCATGATATGTTCACTAAACAAGATGACGCTATCCGGTATGCCAGAAAGTGTACTCCTTGCCTAAAAGCTGCCCATTCAGCGGACTCTTTATTATAAATCTGATTTATTCAATAACGCCCTAAAGATCCCGCATCAGGGCAATCCGCAAGGAATTGTCACCATAAGCATCGGCATCTATGCCAAAGTGCCACATAGGTATAACGATACGCCAATTAGCTTTATCGACCTGGCAGATCACGCACTATATCAAGCAAAGAGACAAGGTAAGAACGGCATCTACAGCAGTTAATATCATCACCTGCCTGTTTTCAACCAAATAATTAATGCATCTATATTATTGAAAGTTAAATTATGATACGTGAGTAAAATAAGCGCCTGTAGGGATACTCGTTGAGTGCTACTTCGCTTAGCGTATGCAGCAAACTGGTTGCTTATCCTCCCATAGCTTATGGAAAGTTTGTCAGGAATGGGCATCTTTCAGGTGACTCTTTATTCCAAATACGATTTATTTAACAAAGCCACCAATAATTAGTAATCTATATTTTTTATACTATTTTTGTGAAATTATTTTTTTTATTCTGAATTATTTTTTGATGCTTTTTTCTGTATTTTAAATGGGTCATTTTGGGCTAAGTTATCTCTAACTTAAGATTTTTCTGTCATCGGGATTTAGAATATAAAAAAATCAAAAAAAATGAGTTATGAAAGTATGTGGTTAAAATTTTTTATGGTTTTTCTCATGTTAAGTTAAAAACTTTTTTCTTAATTATATTGTGTGTGCTAGTGGATCGGGTTAGAATCATCTTATGTTAGGATTAATCCTATGCGAGTTTGATAAAATTTAAAAAAATGCTATGCATACGTACACATACTACGCACGTCGGTTTACGCACGAATTTAATACTGAATAACAGTCGAATTTAACTTATGACTGTACTGTTCAAGGGGTTCTGCGAACATCGGTAACAAACCCAGAGCATGGGTGATAAAAATTATCACCCAACTTATTGTTATTAAACATATTTTATCAGGGTGGGGAATATAGGTACGTCTGAATTACTTAAACATATTTATGACATAAATTTATCATATTTACTTTTAGCACAGCGGCTAATTAATGATGAAAAAGCCTCGGCGATGTTTCGCTTAAGGATTAACGGAGCCATAGCTGACGTGCTTTCACTGCTTACGCTACCACAAATGGTTAAACTGGCAGAGACCAACCAACTGATCTGCCACTTCCGCTTTAACGATCACCAGAGTATCGAACGCCTGACCAAAGAGTCTCGCGTGGACGATCTACAGCAAATCCATACGGGTATTTTGTTATCAAGCCATTTACTGCAAGCACTATCGTCTGAAAAAGACGGTAGTGCGACGAAGAAAATAGCCTGATGATGGTAGAGAAAAGTATTGTGCAGGAAGCCAGAGATATTCAGCTCGCCATGGAGCTAATATCGCTGGGGGCGCGTTTGCAGATGTTGGAAAGCGAGACGCAGATCAGCCGTGGCCGTTTGATTACGTTGTATAAAGAATTACGTGGTAGCCCGCCGCCTAAAGGGATGCTGCCATTCTCCACCGATTGGTTTATAACCTGGGAACAGAATATCCATTCTTCGATGTTCTACAACGCCTATCAATTTCTGGTAAAAAGTGGGCAGTGCAGCGGCGTAGAGGCGGTGATCAAAGCCTACACCTTTACTTGGAGCAGTGTCCTTATCAGCCAGAAGAAGCGCCGTTGCTGGGGCTGACCCGCGCCTGGACATTAGTGCACTTCGTCGATAGCGGTATGCTGCAACTGACCGCCTGTAACTGCTGCGGTTGCGCATTTATCACTCACGCCCATAAGACGCTCAACGGTTTTATTTGCAGTTTATGCCAGCCCCCATCCCGCGCAGTAAAAAGGCGTAAACTTTCGCCGCAACTGGCCGATATTATCTCTCAACTGCTGGACGAGCAGGTTAAGCGCGCCATTTGAACCCGCAACATTGTCGACTGACGGCAGTGAAAATAGACGTGTGATACGGAAGGGCGTGGTGATGCCGCCCTGGTAGCGCAGGTTAACCTTCCAAAAGGCGCGTTTACCCACCTTCCATCTACATTGCCAATTTGAGGAATGCGTGTGCTAGTTATTTTGGGTTATCTCGTGGTATGAGGTACGGTTTTTGGCGGATACATGATGGTGGGTGGCCATCTCGGTGCGCTGTATCAGCCGTCAGAGTTTCTGATTATTGGTGGGGCAGGTATTGGCGCTTTTATCGTCGGCAACAGCGGTAAGGCGATCAAAGCCACGGTGCGCGCATTACCCGGGCTGATGCGCGGTTCGAAATACAGCAAGGCTCTGTATATGGATCTGATGGCGTTGCTGTATCTCCTTCTGGCTAAATCACGCCAGAAAGGCATGTTGTCTCTTGAGTTTGATATTGATAACCCAAGGGAAAGTGAAATTTTCTCTAAGTATCCGCGCCTCCTTTCTGATAATGTCGCGGTGGAATTTATCACCGACTATTTAAGACTGATGGTGAGTGGCAACATGAATGCGTTTGAGGTCGAAGCGCTGATGGATGAAGAAATCGAAACTTTCGAACATGACAGTGAAGTACCCGCTGGCAGCTTGGGGATATGGATGACTCGCTTCCGGCGTTCGGCATTGTGGCCGCGGTTATGGGGGTGGTGCACGCGCTGGCCTCGGCTGATCGCCTAGCCACCGAACTGGGGTTACTGATCGCCAATGCGATGGTCGGTACTTTCCTGGGTATTCTGCTGGCCTACGGTTTTATTTCCCCGCTTTCAGCGGTGTGGAGGCAGAAGAGTGCGGAGACGGTCAATATGATGCAGTGTATCAAAGTGACACTACTGTCCAACATGCACGGCTACGCGCCGCAGATTGCGGTCGAGTTTGGCCGCAAAAGACTGTACACCACCGAGCGTCCTTCATTCCTTAAGTTGGAAGAGCATGTGCGCCAAGTGAAAGCACCAGCACAATAGGCGGCAGAAGAAGGAACATGAAACAAGATCATCCGGTGATTGTGTTCAAAAAAAACACAAGGCGGGCCATGGTGGCCACCACGGTGGTTCCTGTAAGATTGCTTATGCCGATTTTATGACTGCTATGATGGCATTTTTCTTGGTGATGTGGCTCCTGTCGATCGCCAACCCACAACAGTTGACGCAAATCGCCGAGTATTTTCGCACACAGCTAAAGGTGGCGTTAACCGGCGGTGATAAAAACAGCGCTGAAAGTAGCCCTATCCCAGGTGGTGGCGACGGACCTACCCAGCAGAAAGGGGCTGGTGAAGAAACATATTGAGTCACCGGAAAAACGCCCTGAAGAGCTAAAGCTGAATAAGCTGCGTGAGAAGCTGGACGAACTGATTGAATCGGACCCGCACCTGAAGGCACTGCGCCCACATTTGCTGATCAACCTGATGGATGAAGGACTGAGTATCCAGATCATCGATAGCCAGAATCGGCCGATGTTAAAAATTGGTAGCGCACAATTGGTAGACTATATGCGCGATATACTGCGAGCGATTGCGCCGATCCTAAACGACCTGCCGAACAAGCCGAATAAAATTAGCCTGTCGGGTCATACCGATGATATTCCTTATGCTAACGGTGAGCATGGCTACAGCAACTGGGAACTGTCTGCTGATCGTGCCAATGCTTCGCGGCGTGAACTGATCGCGGGCGGCCTCTCGGAGGGTAAGGTGCTGCGGGTCGTTGGCATGGCGTCTGCCATGAGCCTGAAGCAGCGCGATGCTGATGATGCCATTAACCATCGCATTACCGTGCTGGTATTCAATAAGGATACCCAGAAGGAGATTGAACGTGAAAACGCAGAAAGCAACGCGACGGACATCAACCAGCCGGATAGCCTGAAGTAAGTGATACCGCCTGCTACGGCCAGTACCGGCTAACAGCAGCTCACCAGCCAAGGAGGAACCTGTAAGCCAGGATGCTGAGGATCAAAAATCTGCTGTTGAGGCAAAAGCAGTGACCGATTAAGAGAAACCGCAGAACGATGGCCTGAAGGGGGAGGAGAAACGCACTGGTGTGATCGTCACTCAGATGCAGATACGTGAAAGCCACTTTCTCTGATACTTTCTGGGAGGGGTGGGATGCCAGCGGTTTTTTTCCTCATTCGGTAAATAACCTACCTTTTTCCCCGTTGTTCTACCAATGGTATCGGCTTTTTTTTGGCATGCTGGTTGCGATTTTATTCTCTCCCAGCACAGGAACCGACCGTCCGTGGCTGAAGACAGCGATCTGGAAAAAAGCGAAGCTCCCACACAACACAGGGTAGAAAAAGCGCGTGAAGATCGCCAGATCCCTCGTTCACGCGAACTGACCTCCTTACTGATGCTCGTTGCTGGGCCGACGATCATCTGTATGTCCGGCAACAATATGGCGCAACAACTGGCGATGATGCTGACTCAGGGGCTGAATTTCGACCACAGCATGGTCAGTAACGACAAACAGATGTTGCGCCAATTGGGTATGCTTCTGCGCCAGGCCGCCTGGACGTTATTACCGATCATGGCAGGGTTGGTACTGGTGGTGATAGCTGCGCCGACGCTGCTCGGCGGTATCTTGTTCAGTGGTAAATCGATCAAGTTTGATTTAAAACGTATGAAACCTTTGGCTGGGCTGAAGCGTATTTTTTCCAGCCAGGTGGTGGCGGAACTGCTGAAAGGAATATTGAAAGCGTCATTAGTGGGGTGGGTCACCAGCCTGTATTTGTGGCACAATTGGGCGGCGATGCTGCATTTGGTAACACAGCGGACGTTTGAGGCGCTAGGCAATGCGCTACAAATAATTATTTTCTGTGGTCTGCTGGTGGTACTGGGATTGACACCCATGGTGACGTTCGACGTGTTTTATCAACTGTGGAGTCATTTCAAAAAACTGAAGATGACCAAACAGGATATCCGCGACGAATTCAAAGAGCAGGAAGGTGACCCGTATATCAAGGGACGCCTACGCCAACAGCAGCGGACAATCGCCCGGCGTCGCATGATGGCCGATGTGCCCAAGGCGGATGTCATCGTCACCAACCCAACGCACTATGCTGTCGCACTACAGTACAACGACAAAAAAATGAGTGCGCCGAAAGTACTGGCTAAAGGAGCTGGTGAAATTGCACTGCGCATTCGCCAACTGGGTTCAGAACATCGTATCCCCCTGTTTGATGCCCCGCCATTGGCGCGCGCGCTGTATCGACACAGCGAGATTGGGCAACATATCCCAGCCATCCTGTATGCCGCAGTTGCCGAGGTACTGGCCTGGGTTTATCAATTGCGCCGCTGGCGGCGAGAAGGCGGTATAATACCGAAAAAACCTGAAAATCTACCGGTGCCAGAAGCACTGGATTTTGCTGGAGAGAACAACTCTGATGGCTAATCTGGCCTCCTTGCTTCGTTTGCCGGGTAATATTAAAGATACGCAGTGGAAGGTACTGGCTGGCCCGATATTGATCTTGATGATCTTATCAATGATGGTGTTGCCACTGCCTGCGCTTATCCTTGATCTGCTGTTCACCTTCAATATCGCGTTGTCGATTATGGTGCTTCTGGTTGCGATGTTTACCCAGCGCACGCTGGAGTTCGCCGACTTCCCAGCCATCCTGTTGTTCTCGACCCTTTTGCGGCTATGACTTAATGTGGCGTCGACGCGCATCATACTGATGGAAGGGCATACTGGTTCGGTTGCCGCAGGCCGTGTGGTAGAGGCTTTCGGCCATTTCCTGGTCGGCGGCAATTTCGCCATCGGCATCATAGTTTTTGTCATCTTGGTATTGATCAACTTTATGGTGATCACTAAAGGTGCCGGGCGTATCGCCGAAGTAGGGGCGCGCTTTGTACTTGACGGCATGCTGGGCAAACAGATGGCGATCGACGCTGATCTTAACGCGGGCCTAATCGGTGAAGAAGAAGCGAAAAAGCGCAGTGCTGATGTCACACAGGAAGCCGATTTCTACGGATTAATGGACGGTGCCAGTAAGTTCGTACGGGGTGATGCGGTCGCCGGCCTGATGATCATGGTATTGAACGTGGTGGGAGGGCTGTTGTTCGGCGTGATCCAGCACGGTATGGCGATGTGTACGGCGGCGTAAAGTTATACGTTGTTGACCATTGGCGATGGGTTGGTGGCGCAAATCCCCGCGATAGTGATCTCTACCGCAGCCGGTGTGATCGTCACTCGCGTGACGACCGATCAGGACGTGGGAGAGCAGATGGTTGGCCAACTATTCAATAACCCACTGGTCATGCTGCTCAGTGCCGGAGTGCTAGGGTTGTTGGGCCTGGTACCAGGTATGCCGAACCTGGTGTTCCTGCTGTTTACTGCTGTCTTGCTTAGACTGGCCTGGTGGCTGCGTGGGCGTGAGCAACAGGCACCCAAGATGGTGGAAGCGCCAGTAGCGCAGGAAAATCCGCAGGCCTCCGAAGCTAGCTGGTCTGACGTACAAATGGAGGATCTGCTGGGCTTGGAAGTCGGTTACCGATTGATCCCGATGGTCGATTTTCAACAGAACGGCGCGCTGCTTGGGCACGTATCCGTGGCATCCGTAAAAAATTCGCCCAGGATATGGGCTTACCTGCCGCCGGTGGTGCACATCCGCGACAACCTAGAGCTACCGCCCGCCAGCTACCGCATCCTGATGAAAGGAGTAGAGAATTGGCAGTGGAGAGGCGCATCCGGGTCGCTGGCTGGCGATTAACCCCTGCAACGCCGCGTGCGAGCTGGCAGGAGACAAGACTATCGATCCGGCCTTTGGGCTAGAGGCAGTATGGATCGACAGTGCATTGCGTGAACAAGCACAGATCCAGGGGTTTACCGTAGTGGAAGCCAGCACGGTGGTGGCTACGCATCTCAACCTCCTGATTGGCCAGTTCGCCAGTGAGTTGTTTGGTCGGCAGGAAACCCAGCAGCTACTAGATCGTGTCTCGCAGGAGATGCCAAAACTGACTGAAGACTTCGTGCCGGGTGTGGTGTCACTGACCACACTACATAAAGTGTTGCAAAACCTGCTGGCAGAACGGGTATTGATCCGTTATATGCGCACCATCATTGAAATGCTGGCGGAGCATGCGCCAATGCAAAGCGATCCTTATGAACTGACTGCAGTGGTACGTGTGGCGCTAGGGCATGCGATCACTCAACAGTGGTTCCCAGGCAGCGTCTAGATCTTGGGTAGCTAAAGGGCCGGGGGTGATGCTGGATCAGGGCGGAATGCGTGGTGAATCCGCTGAGTTAAGGGCACCGAATGCCTTGCCCGCTGGTAATGCGCGCATTACCAGCGTCAGGTGGCGCTACCGCCTGCTATCCGTCGAGCCGGTCGGCCTGCAAGTGCAGTTATGCACCCTGAACTGCTGTATTCTGCTGGGGAGCGGCAGTGGCAGCAGCACCGGTTTGCAGGGTGAACCCGCCAATTCATCGTTTCGCTTTATCTACTACGTGCAGTCGCGTGGCGGGCTAAATCCGCCGTTACGGGTGATTGCCAACTACGAGTAAAGTAAATGTGCATGTCCTGGTAATATTTGCCATCCCGCCACTTGATACTGCCTGCATGCTTTGCGCACCCTGAGTTCACTTGGTCAATAAGTGAGAAATCAGTATGCAGATCTCGGGGGACCAGGCTGTGTTCGGCAATTGCACCTGAGCACCGCTGGGGCCATTTACAGATGCAGCAAGGTGCGGACGGGTTGGTGGGCCAAATAAGTGGCTAGTCATATCTAGAGGGACTAGCTCTTCGGGGTGTTCCCCAAAAGCTTGTCGGGTTTGAGTATAGGCTCTACCCCCTCCGCCTTGAAGAAGGCTTAGCTGGACTATCATCAGCAAGACCTGTTTGTTAAAGCTGCCATGCTCTCGCAGGGATCTCACCTTTGGCAAAGATTTTTATGCCCGCTTGGGACCCGCTTGGGAAAAGTGTATCGCGAAATTCCGGAAAATCAGCAACCTAAAAGTTCTGATGCTAAAGTTCAGCGCTTCATTTTAGAAACCAGCCGCCTGTCAGGTTATGACCTCACGTTGTTTTATGAAAAGTGGGGATTACCACTAACCCAGGATACGATAGATAAAATCAAATAGCTATCCTTGCCCTGGATGACCGATGCTATCTGGGAAAACCGGAACAGCCGTATCAAATTTGATTACTCTAAATCACAAGAAGTCGCTGAGCCGAAGGTTACTCTGAGCCGTACCACCATTGATGCTATCGCCACAGAAGGCTCCGGTTACCTCTATAGTGTCAGTGCGAGTGCGAACCAAGAGAATGTGGCCTACCAGTGTGAAAGGGTTTCGGGTAACGATAAAATTACCGCCAAAACGCCTAATGTTGCCAAAATGGACATCGTGATACCGGTAGGCTTGACAAACACCGAAGCCAACTTCCGCTTAACGGCAACCAATGAGGCGGGTAAAACCGGCGAGGCATTCGTTAAGATAACAGTTAGCGCACCCCAGGTCGTCATCACTGGCAACGATCAAATGCAAATCGGCAAACCTATTACCTTAGCGGCCAAAGCCAACTTTGACTCTAACCAGGGCAATGTTCAATACCTGTGGTCACTGACCCACAATGGCACCACTATCCCAGAAGGTATTAGCTACAACGGCCTAATCAGCGATAAGCTCAATGCGGGGAATTATGTTGCTCATGTGACGGCTCAACAGGATTCAGGCCATCGTCGTGCGCAATCAAGTCATCGCTTCTAAATTATCGGTAGTGGCAATATTCCTTCCGACAAGTATCCCAGCTATAAAGAAGGGACAAAGTATGAAGCTGGCACTATTGTGAAAAGTACCAACGGCGGCTTTTATCAGTGTAAACCCTGGCCTTACACCGGCTGTTGCTCTGGTGCCGCATGGGCTTACGCGCCAGGTACCGGTTTATACTGGCAGGAAGCCTGGACTGCGGTTAAGCAGTAATGATTGAGTAATGCGTCAAAAAAAGAATGCTTAAGCCACCTTTTTCAAAACTCGATCTGCGCGCCCAGCTCAATGACCCGGCTGGGCGTTGCAGTATCTCCAATAATAATATGTGGTTAGAAAAAGACAGGCATAGCATTATGTGGTTTATTTATTTTTCGTAATGTCACTAGCGGGTAAGCGTAAACCCAGTGTCGTATGTAGTCATTAAGCCCATGCTTGTATTAGACACCCACCTGTTACAGACGAACGTCTAAGTATGGAATCTCAATCCTGGTAAAAATAACTCTTAAAAATTAGGCTCTTCCACCCAGGTTGCGGAAGACCCATTCTACCTGACCTTCATCGCAGCAGTAGCATAGCGCTTCCCACTGCTTCAGTGCATAAGCGAAAGCCTCACCCAGATGGGATTTCTTCGATAACGCTGCGCTTTTTTCTAACAGCCAGTCATGCAGGGATGTCAGCAACGGTTTGCTACGGTTTTGACTGATGGCGAGACATTCTACTGCAGGGCGACCACGTATTTCCTCCTAGATGGCGTGTAGCTTACCGATACGTTTCAGCGCTTCCTCTGCGGTTGCCGTTCGGGTACTGATTTAGACATCGTGGATTTTACGGCGAGCATTAGCCCCAGCACGCCGCTTTGCGCAGCGGGTCGCCTTCATGCTCTGCCTGGGGCCAGTACCGGAACTGGCGTATGATCCTTGTGAAGTTTGCAGCTGTCGATCACATAGAGGTACAACGCTTCGTCCAATGGAGCCATTAACCGGCAGCAGGAGTCCACCCAGTTGGATAGCAGTGCACTGCTCAGCTCTGCACCCTGGCGGGCAAAGATTTCAGTCTGCCGGTAAAGCGGCATATGTTCACAGTATTTGCTCGTTAACACCCTGGCCAGAAGACCAGGCCCGGCGATACGCCGGTCGATGGGACGCGATGGCGCAGGCGCTTCAACGATACAGTCACATCTGATACACGCCTTTTTTACCCTGACGGTGCGGATCATCTTCAGCGCGCTGGAGACCCGTTCCAGTTGCTCCGCGCTGACTTCGCCGAGGTATTTGATATCGTTACCGTATTCCAGGCAACCGGTTTCAGCTGGCTCCAGCCGATGTATCTCACGGGGAAGATGTTCAGGAAGGGGACGACGGTGCCGGGACTGGCGAAGCTGGCGGGGAACCTGTGGATCGTCCTCCCGGCCTTTGTAACGATCGCTTTGCTGCTCCTGTTGTTTCAGTAGAGCTTCGGCTTCTTCAACCTGCCTGCGGAGTTTTTCACAGCGGGTGCCGAACAGCATCCGGCGCAGTTTTTCTATCTGCGCCTGCAGGTTCTCTATTTCGCGTTCTTCGTTCTCTTGATTTTCTCTTCGGCTCGCGTCAGCGCCGAACGCAGGAACGCCTCAGTCTCTGAAACGAGGCTGAGCTGACTGTCTTTCTGGAGAAGCGCATCTTCCAGCGCGGCGATACGGGTGAGAGAGTCCTGACACATGGCATCATTGATAATGCGGCTATGCTCTTTTTATAACATTATCAGTGAGTTAAGCAGTGATGTTTTAGGTTGCCGCCAGTCCAGTTTATCGAGAAACATGGCGAGTTGTGAGCGGGTAATGGCGATTTTGCCGTCGCGGACGGCTGGCCAGGCTAGCCTTCTTCCAGACGTGTGGTAAACAGGCATAGGCCATCAGTATCAGCCCAAAGGATCTTTACGGTATCGCCACGTTGTTCCCGAAAGATGAACATATGGCCGGATAACGGATTTTCATCAAGAACGTGCTGTATCTGTTCGCCCAGGCTGTTGAAGGATTTACGCCTATCCTTGACGCCAGCAACCAGCCAGATACGGGTGCCTGACGGGAGGGATATCATCGTATCCTCTCGGTCAGCTCACGGAGCAGCACGGTCAGCATCTCAGGTGACGGGTTTTCCAGCGTCATTTTACCGTGGCGGAACCCTAGGCAGAAGGAGGCCGCATTTAGCGTTGGTAACTGACCCGGGTCTGGGCTTTGTTGAATAAATCGGATTTGGAATAAAAGAGTCCCCTGAATGGGCAGCTTTCAGGCAAGGCGTACACTTTCTGGCATACCGGCGAGCGGCATCTTGTTTAATGCACAGATCATGGCCAGCGCCTCTGCAACTTGCCCATGATAATCTCGCAGCGACAGGTGACCACCAAATAGCTGTTTTACTCTGTACCTCGCTGTTGCCGCTATCGAACGTCGGTGGTAGCCTGTGATACTTTTCCACCGTGTGTTATCTCCGGTAACGCGCCGGTTCGCCACCGCTTGATTTCGCTCTGCATAGTCTGCCGACCAATAACGGGCTCCGCTGCTGGGCGCTATTAACGCCTTGAGCTTCTTGCCCCTTAACTCATCATCACACACTCGCGTATCCTAAGCCCGATCCGCCGAGGCGACTTTGATGTTACGGTACCTCTGGCGGATAAGACCTGGGAAGGCTTCGGTATCGGTGACATTGCTCAAGGAAAGGTCAGCACAGATGACCTCATGTGTTTCTGTATCTACGGCCAAATGCAGTTTTCGCCAGATCCGCCATTTTTCGTGACCGTGTTTTTTTACCTTCCACTCGCCTTCACCCAATACGTTGAGCCCGCTAGAGTCGATAACGAGGTGCGCAATTTCACCCGGCATTGCGGTTTTAAACGGGACATGGCCGGACTTTGCCCGCTTACTGATGCAGGTGTCGTCCGGGCAGTTCAACGGCACTTTGATCAGTGTGACAATGGAGTCGAAGAAGCCCTGGAGGGCGCGAAGTGTCAGGCCGAAAATCCGTTTCAGCATCAATACACTGGTGATTGCCATTACGATGTTCATTGCCATATCGGAATAATGTTGTCGGCGACCACGCAGAGAAGGTTTTGCCTCGCAGTACCAGGCGTGAAGTGCCGTTTCATCCACCGAGAAAGTGAGTAAACCCCGAGTGATAAGGGCGTTGTTGTAAGCCTTCCAGTTGGTGATGTTAAACTTTTGCTGGGCCACGGAATGTCGCTATTTTGACAGAAGGAGAGTGATCTGATCCTCGTGCCGGCAAAAAGTTCGATTTATTCAACAACGCCCCGGGTCTGTATTCATCCCGTCTGATGATGCCGGATCAGGTATCACCTCAACAGGCAGCAATGTCGATGATGATGAAAGCGTCTAGTGTTGCCTTAAGGCGGCGTGATACGCGGCCTTCATGGCCGGTACAAAGTGCATGCCTGGGCGGCATTCTGTTTCGCAGATTTCCAGCGCATCGTTTGCATCGTTCTTCTTGCTTCTGACAAACGCTTTCATATGCTGGGCAGGGATAAGTCTTACGCTATATCCCATAGAACTGAGTATTCGCCCCCAGAAATGAAAGGTTAAACAGGCCTCCATCGCAATTAATGCAGTTAGTAAAAGTATGGCACCGGCTACGTTAGTCAGGGGCGTCCATCACATAACTACACACACAAAATTTTCAGGAGAAATTTTTAATGTCGCTTGCCACTGCCCGTTAGGGCAGGTTGCAGAAAGGCA includes:
- the flhD gene encoding flagellar transcriptional regulator FlhD codes for the protein MGTSELLKHIYDINLSYLLLAQRLINDEKASAMFRLRINGAIADVLSLLTLPQMVKLAETNQLICHFRFNDHQSIERLTKESRVDDLQQIHTGILLSSHLLQALSSEKDGSATKKIA
- the flhB gene encoding flagellar biosynthesis protein FlhB, which produces MAEDSDLEKSEAPTQHRVEKAREDRQIPRSRELTSLLMLVAGPTIICMSGNNMAQQLAMMLTQGLNFDHSMVSNDKQMLRQLGMLLRQAAWTLLPIMAGLVLVVIAAPTLLGGILFSGKSIKFDLKRMKPLAGLKRIFSSQVVAELLKGILKASLVGWVTSLYLWHNWAAMLHLVTQRTFEALGNALQIIIFCGLLVVLGLTPMVTFDVFYQLWSHFKKLKMTKQDIRDEFKEQEGDPYIKGRLRQQQRTIARRRMMADVPKADVIVTNPTHYAVALQYNDKKMSAPKVLAKGAGEIALRIRQLGSEHRIPLFDAPPLARALYRHSEIGQHIPAILYAAVAEVLAWVYQLRRWRREGGIIPKKPENLPVPEALDFAGENNSDG
- a CDS encoding FHIPEP family type III secretion protein; this translates as MNPCNAACELAGDKTIDPAFGLEAVWIDSALREQAQIQGFTVVEASTVVATHLNLLIGQFASELFGRQETQQLLDRVSQEMPKLTEDFVPGVVSLTTLHKVLQNLLAERVLIRYMRTIIEMLAEHAPMQSDPYELTAVVRVALGHAITQQWFPGSV
- a CDS encoding flagellar protein FlhE, coding for MLDQGGMRGESAELRAPNALPAGNARITSVRWRYRLLSVEPVGLQVQLCTLNCCILLGSGSGSSTGLQGEPANSSFRFIYYVQSRGGLNPPLRVIANYE